A genomic window from Osmia bicornis bicornis chromosome 6, iOsmBic2.1, whole genome shotgun sequence includes:
- the LOC114879628 gene encoding inactive pancreatic lipase-related protein 1-like, which yields MVAPASLALLYPTLLTALMEANYTLIPTEDGVPHLVKIDYTPLTADELQTLAYNVESTSFTLFTRKNPTAGQNLILNDANSIRSSHWDPNQVTVFVTHGWRSSGTSKACTLVRDAYLKATAYNVIVVDWNSVASNPTYRPAAHGVPSVADRVAKFINFMRTSVGLKTLATKLVGHSLGAHVSSLAAKTVTASSPIAEVVALDPAKPMFESNGPNDRVDKSHARHVQVLHTCAAILGIKISIGSSDFFANGGESQPGCGINVTGQCAHGRAYEYFSESITNSRGFRAVAKNGAIAYMGGPTLDQSARGDYYFQTNSQSPYARG from the exons ATGGTTGCTCCGGCATCTTTGGCATTGC TTTATCCAACGCTGCTCACAGCGTTGATGGAAGCTAATTACACTCTCATCCCAACTGAAGATGGAGTACCGCATTTGGTTAAAATCGACTACACACCTCTCACGGCAGATGAACTTCAAACTTTAGCTTATAATGTTGAATCTACCTCTTTCACGCTTTTCACACG GAAGAACCCAACAGCCGGACAAAACCTAATACTGAACGATGCCAACAGCATTCGGTCGAGCCATTGGGACCCGAATCAAGTCACTGTTTTCGTCACCCATGGATGGAGAAGCAGTGGTACTTCAAAAGCCTGCACGCTCGTGCGTGAtg CATATCTCAAAGCTACAGCTTATAATGTGATTGTTGTTGACTGGAACTCGGTAGCTTCGAATCCGACATACAGACCAGCTGCCCATGGTGTACCAAGCGTGGCTGACCGCGTAGCCAAGTTCATCAATTTCATGAGAACATCAGTCGGTCTGAAAACTCTAGCTACGAAACTGGTTGGACACTCTCTGGGTGCCCATGTATCGAGCTTAGCCGCGAAAACTGTGACAGCGTCTAGCCCGATAGCTGAAGTTGTCG CTCTTGATCCCGCCAAGCCGATGTTTGAAAGTAATGGACCGAACGACAGAGTCGACAAATCACATGCCAGACACGTTCAAGTTCTTCACACCTGTGCAGCGATATTGGGCATCAAAATCTCAATTGGTAGCTCCGATTTCTTTGCTAATGGTGGAGAAAGTCAGCCTGGTTGCGGTATAAATGTAACGG GTCAATGTGCTCATGGACGTGCCTACGAATACTTCAGCGAATCCATAACAAACTCGAGAGGTTTCCGTGCCGTTGCTAAGAACGGTGCAATTGCATACATGGGTGGTCCCACTCTTGATCAAag TGCTAGAGGAGACTATTACTTCCAGACAAACAGCCAATCTCCTTACGCCCGCGGTTAA
- the LOC114879629 gene encoding transcription initiation factor TFIID subunit 9, with protein sequence MTEKAKTISHVKHIPKDAQVIMSIMKDMGITDYEPKVINQLLEFTYRYVTCILDDSRIYANHAKKKFIDLDDVRLAVKMQLERTFTNPPPRDVLLDVARAKNNIPLPFVKPSNGLRLPPDRYCLNATNYKLKNVTKKMIGKPLHSLVGNNIQGGQSKIKVEGNKTGLSIVKRPGTLATVARTQTISMPKPVLKFSTASSGGATVKAQVAKPKIQISSGQTMPPVKVEVEDSMKRKREDDDYDVP encoded by the exons atgacaGAAAAAGCAAAAACTATAAGTCACGTGAAACATATTCCAAAAGATGCCCAAGTTATAATGTCCATTATGAAAGATATGGGGATCACAGATTATGAACCGAAGGTTATAAATCAGTTACTTGAATTTACGTATC GTTATGTCACTTGTATATTAGACGATAGTAGAATTTACGCAAATCAtgcgaaaaagaaatttatcgaCTTGGACGATGTTAGATTGGCAGTGAAGATGCAATTAGAACGTACTTTTACCAATCCACCACCGAGAGATGTATTACTGGATGTTGCCAGAGCAAAAAACAATATACCGCTTCCATTTGTTAAACCAAGTAATGGGTTGAGATTGCCACCTGATAGATACTGTTTAAATGCAACAAATTACAAACTGAAAAATGTAACAAAGAAAATGATTGGGAAGCCGTTACATTCTTTAGTTGGAAacaatatacagggtggtcAATCTAAAATTAAAGTAGAAGGCAATAAGACTGGTCTTTCAATAGTTAAAAGACCTGGAACACTTGCAACAGTAGCTAGAACCCAAACTATTTCAATGCCAAAGCCAGTTTTAAAGTTTTCAACAG CATCATCAGGAGGAGCTACTGTAAAAGCACAAGTAGCTAAGCCGAAAATACAAATTTCCTCGGGTCAAACAATGCCGCCTGTTAAGGTAGAGGTAGAAGATTCGATgaaaaggaagagagaagACGATGATTATGACGTACcataa
- the LOC114879644 gene encoding cilia- and flagella-associated protein 20-like, with product MFRNKYQQGLLSILYSCGATPLELWDMHVKNGYIRRVTDEEVKSLALEIAGTNVTTTYIFCPKEAKQVLGIKLPFLIMIIKNMKKYFTFEITILDDKNMHRRFRMSNFQSTTRVRPFCTSMPIGLSGGWNQVQFNLSDFTRRAYGTNYIETTRVQIHANCRIRRIYFADRLYSEDELPEDFRLFLPIHRKKCVREKKVEKPKDKDLEKVEVVEPPAFETAGMPEDDEEGEKGLPEESEAESEDVPSEQEQKKDQPEEKDDDDEEEDEGEALGADDYEGEDEEPAEDDIEIHATADLTSPEDASEEESEEEYEIRQQM from the exons ATGTTTCGTAACAAATACCAGCAAGGACTTTTGTCCATTTTGTACAGCTGCGGTGCGACCCCCTTGGAATTATGGGACATGCAC GTGAAAAATGGTTACATTCGAAGGGTCACAGACGAAGAAGTAAAATCATTGGCTCTAGAGATAGCTGGTACAAATGTCACCACAACCTACATATTCTGTCCAAAGGAGGCGAAACAGGTTCTTGGTATCAAGCTTCCTTTTCTTATCATGATCATCAAGAACATGAAGAAATACTTCACGTTCGAGATTACa ATATTGGACGACAAAAACATGCACAGAAGATTCCGAATGAGTAATTTTCAAAGCACCACTCGAGTTCGACCCTTCTGCACATCGATGCCGATCGGTTTGTCCGGAGGGTGGAATCAGGTTCAATTTAATCTGTCAGATTTCACACGAAGAGCGTACGGCACTAATTACATTGAGACCACACGCGTACAAATACACGCGAACTGCAGGATCCGACGTATTTACTTTGCGGACAG ACTTTATTCGGAAGACGAGTTGCCGGAAGATTTTAGGCTTTTCTTGCCTATCCATCGGAAGAAATGTGTCCGCGAAAAGAAGGTGGAGAAACCGAAGGACAAAGATCTAGAAAAAGTAGAAGTTGTGGAACCACCAGCTTTCGAAACGGCTGGCATGCCTGAAGATGATGAAGAAGGTGAAAAAGGTTTGCCAGAAGAATCGGAAGCCGAATCCGAAGATGTTCCCTCGGAACAGGAACAGAAGAAAGATCAACCCGAAGAGAAAGACGATGATGACGAAGAGGAAGACGAAGGTGAAGCTTTGGGAGCAGATGATTACGAAGGTGAAGATGAAGAACCTGCCGAGGATGATATCGAAATACATGCAACTGCTGATTTAACTTCTCCAGAAGATGCCTCAGAAGAGGAATCCGAAGAAGAGTATGAAATTCGACAGCAGATGTGA
- the LOC114879635 gene encoding uncharacterized protein LOC114879635 → MANQTASESKDIAVSDTEDDLDEQQKQTDIPETETVETKPRVRKYMTKHMRLYPELYRSDVSIHPSYTTLKNLPYNVVCRRRVQSTRKQIKRQLNREIMHFAMMQMFAIDSVRIDRVFSLGMPPKTLIIPDFATENQRRHIRELLREK, encoded by the exons ATGGCTAATCAAACTGCATCAGAAAGCAAAGATATCGCAGTATCGGATACCGAAGATGATTTAGACGAGCAACAGAAACAAACAGATATACCGGAAACGGAAACGGTTGAGACGAAACCGCGTGTGCGGAAGTACATGACGAAACACATGAGATTGTATCCGGAATTGTATAGAAGCGATGTATCTATACACCCGAGCTACACGACACTTAAGAATTTACCCTA TAACGTCGTCTGTCGTCGTCGCGTACAATCCACCAGGAAACAAATCAAACGTCAATTGAATCGTGAGATCATGCATTTCGCGATGATGCAAATGTTTGCCATCGACAGCGTCAGGATCGACCGTGTCTTCAGCCTCGGGATGCCACCGAAGACATTGATTATCCCCGATTTCGCAACCGAGAACCAGAGACGTCACATCCGTGAACTTCTTCGTGAAAAATGA
- the LOC114879636 gene encoding oxysterol-binding protein-related protein 2 codes for MANETILKPYRTTLPVPGHSEVNLCSVLSLGKDLSKITMPVIFNEPLSFLQRVAEYMEYAKLLKQAAQEETPVGRLQYVAAFAVSALASNWERLGKPFNPILGETYELEREDFRIVCEQVSHHPPVSAFHADSEDFVFHGSIHPKLKFWGKSIEVHPKGIVTVELPKWKEAYTWQNINCILHNVLVGQLWMEQLGSLEIKQSGGANLKASLSFKSASCNGKDLHRVEGFITDQDKRKLLFLYGKWTDKMKVCDPASYEEALEKVKREAKSPQGSPGHKKVLAKLHSLKVGAFKPSHQDAIDDPSASIDGEDIPTIDDIPGSVTLWEAAPRPPNSADYYQFTTFAMALNELTPELEKLICPSDSRLRPDIRKLENGDHDGAAAEKSRLEEKQRETRKARKHKKGQEWTPRWFQLAINPYSGQEDWLYQGGYWDRNYVNMEDIF; via the exons ATGGCCAACGAAACGATACTCAAACCTTACAG AACAACGTTACCAGTTCCGGGACATTCAGAAGTAAATCTTTGTTCGGTGCTGTCACTGGGCAAGGATCTCAGCAAGATCACCATGCCGGTCATTTTCAACGAGccgctttcttttcttcaacgCGTCGCCGAATACATGGAGTACGCTAAGCTACTAAAACAAGCAGCTCAAGAAGAGACTCCTGTTGGAAGGCTGCAG TACGTTGCTGCTTTTGCTGTCAGCGCTTTGGCTTCAAACTGGGAAAGACTTGGCAAACCCTTTAATCCGATTCTGGGAGAGACATACGAGTTGGAGCGCGAGGACTTCCG GATAGTTTGCGAGCAAGTTTCCCACCATCCACCGGTTTCCGCTTTCCACGCGGATAGCGAGGACTTTGTTTTCCACGGCAGCATACATccgaaattaaaattctgggGCAAATCGATAGAAGTGCATCCAAAAGGCATTGTCACCGTCGAACTTCCCAA ATGGAAGGAAGCTTACACTTGGCAGAACATCAACTGCATACTTCATAATGTCCTCGTCGGCCAATTATGGATGGAGCAACTTGGCTCTCTGGAGATCAAACAAAGTGGAGGAGCAAACCTGAAGGCATCTCTTTCTTTCAAAAGTGCCAGCTGCAATGGCAAGGATCTTCATCGAGTCGAAGGTTTCATAACGGATCAAGA CAAAAGGAAATTGTTGTTCCTTTATGGAAAATGGACAGATAAAATGAAGGTGTGCGATCCTGCGTCGTACGAAGAAGCTTTGGAGAAGGTGAAACGAGAAGCGAAAAGTCCTCAGGGAAGTCCAGGACATAAGAAAGTATTGGCGAAATTGCACAGTCTTAAAGTAGGAGCATTTAAGCCTTCGCACCAG gATGCAATTGATGATCCATCAGCAAGTATAGACGGAGAAGATATACCAACGATCGACGACATTCCTGGATCCGTTACCCTCTGGGAGGCTGCTCCAAGACCGCCTAACAGTGCAGAC tatTATCAGTTTACAACGTTTGCAATGGCGTTAAACGAGCTAACACCGGAATTGGAAAAGTTAATATGTCCGTCGGATTCGAGATTAAGGCCGGATATCAGGAAATTGGAAAATGGCGATCATGATGGAGCAGCGGCTGAAAAATCAAGGCTGGAGGAGAAGCAACGAGAAACGCGTAAAGCTCGAAAGCACAAGAAAGGCCAGGAATGGACGCCgag GTGGTTCCAATTAGCCATTAATCCATACTCAGGTCAAGAGGACTGGCTCTACCAAGGAGGATATTGGGACCGCAATTACGTCAATATGGAagatatattttaa